Within Vicia villosa cultivar HV-30 ecotype Madison, WI linkage group LG1, Vvil1.0, whole genome shotgun sequence, the genomic segment GCTTCATGCAAATCCCAGTGGGATGAACATTTTCCTATCCTGTTATCAAATACTGCCAGACCCCCTTTACCCTCAGAGAAATATAAACAGTTTGCATCATTTTTTGGTTGTGAGAGAGCATATATGCATGCATTATCACTTTCACTACCATTATAAACCATATCAAAAATTTCCTTCTCTGCATCCATCATCCGAATAAATCCATCATAACAACTTGTGTATATCTGCATACAAATCAATGATCACAACATCAGACAATTCGTTCAAACCATAAAATTAAGGAAGTTATAAAATTATCTTATAAACGAATTTGTTCAAACTAATATAAAAAGTTGAATATATATCAAAGATATCATAATTCATAAGGATAAATAACTAATTGATTCATAATTCAGAACTTACAATTCACACACCTTTGAAAAGCAATGTTGTTGAAACAAAATCCCAGAAATGGGAGCCTCGTGTGGATGGTACAAAAAAATCTTACTTTCTCCAACATTCCAAAACCCAATATCCCCAAATATGTCCGCCGCTGCTATCATCTTAACATCCTTGGAAGGACAAAACTGCACTTGAGTTATCCTTCCAGGAAGGACGCTTGCTATATTTTCAGGATCCAGAGACAAAGATTCCAAGTCAAGGGAACACTCGGTTTTAATCTTTTTTGCAGACCCATTAAGTTTTTCTTCTGAGAGCTCCTTATTGGATATACCAACAAGTGATTCAATAAAAGAGCGATCAGAATCATGGACGCCTTTGTAAGCATCCTTCATGGAAATAGGACCCAAATTTTGAACAAAGTTCTTAACTTTATTGGGGGAATTATGAGTGGAAGTGTTGGATTTTAAAAATAACCCTTCTGAATCAGGTGGAATACCTCTTTTTCGAAGTGAGTGTCTGCTAACAATTGGGGTTTCAGTTTTGGGTTTTTTATCCGATTTTACTTTGGATTTGGTAACAATCCTGAAAATTGCAAATTATGAACATCAATTATCAATACAAAAGAGTATTGAAGTTGAATTAAAAGGGGAAAATTAATGATGAAGCATGAAGTAAAAAAGATAGAAATGGATAAGAAAAATACTTGGAATGATTGGAGAGTGCGGTGGCTTTGGATTGAACATTGAGTGCAGCCATCATTTCATTGTTGCGACGAATGTTTTCAAGTCGCTTGCGTTCATACTCGTTGAGTTTCGGAGACGACGCCATTGAAATCGAAGAGAATGAAGAAGATGTTGGGGTTTTGATTTTTGGAATATGAATagtcataaaaatgattttgttctgagaatttatatttatttgtcaCTAAAATATATATTGCGCGGGAACTTAAAACTTACTCTGGCGGTAAACAAAGTGATTGTGTGGTAAATATATATAGGACTCCCTCCGACCGGCCCTAACTATAagtaaatattcttttttttaagtttattaagTAATGAATATATTTGGTCTACAaactttattattaaataaatttaaaaaagaatatttacTTATAATAATTACAAAAGAAAGGATATCATATTGATTAACTAGAAGTATCATCTATCTACCAATAAAACTTCTACCTGCTATTGAATATAAGAAATATTTATTAGTTCTTGGTAAATTTTAAATAACATTAGTTTCAAATcgctattaattaattttatgtaaATTGATTTAGAATATGCCacacaatataaaaaaattaaattttaatatttataatttagaaataatttataagttattttgTGTCTATGGAtccatttttttcattaaaaattaattatatctttATGTGTGTCAACCAAAGTTTTAAATGGCTAAGGTCAAAATCAGCGTAAATTTATTTTGTATAGTATAAAAGTTACTTTACACAAATTGCAATGTATGTTTTCGAATCTTCATTTTCGTCACACTCATCTTGAATGTTGAATTGACTTCGAGGTTCGAGTGTTAATCTTACAAGTCCATCGCCCGCCACTGTATCAGAGATCAGTACCACCGATTCAGGATTCTACACCATCGAGTTACACCTAATTTTAGTTTCACATTGAAATATTGACACCGTATATGGGAATCAATTTTTTATTCCTAAGTTTTCCACTATCTCATGTTCGCTCTGCAGTTCATCAATCTGAAACCTTCTCAGGTGGTCAAGTCAATAGCATTTGAAATCAAACACAAAGATCTAAATCCAAACTACAACGGTGCCAATCCAATCCAATAGCATTTCAACCTCGATTCTTTAAATTTTTGGACTTTTGATTCCCAATAAAATTCCATGAATGGATGATTCAATATCCAAACTCGTATATGCATCAGAGTCATCGAAGAATGAAGGTAATTACCTCCAGGGTCGTGCATAAGATCCCTAACCTTTCAATCCTGCATCACCTTAATTATCCATCATTAATGCGGCCTCGTCATGACGAATTCAGGATATGGCAAGTCCATAGCAACTCGTGGCGTAGATTATTACCATAGCACCTTCCCCATGTGGCGAAGGGCCTCCGAACAATGAATGAAGATCATATCACGTTGAAACTACTGTATCACAATAGAGATAGTGTCGCACAAGAGTTCTTAGATTACGACGAAGTGAACCGAACTCTAAATGCATAATTATCAGTGATTGAAGCACTTATCACCGTGAATAATTTTATAAACTACCACAGTGCCAAATATTAAACATTTTGATATCAATTTAGCATATTGTATTCTCATCACTGAGATCCATAGTGTTATTACCTTCAATTTTCGACACCAATGTAGGACAAGGCATGAGGGTCAAAGTCCTAAAAGTATGAGTTTAAATGTTTATGCTTTGGTCGAAAAGGTCTCAGTCAATGTGTGAGGTCAATTAATCTAATATGACTTTGTCGAAATAAAGCACCCATGACCTTAGTCAAATTCTTTTCACAAGGAAAATAAGGGTCATGCAGTTATAAGGACTTAGCAAAAAATTTGAGTTTCTTTGTTACCTAAAGCATAGTCGAAGCAAGTTAAAGTGGATAAGGGCAGATAATTATTCAACGACGTGGGAAAGCTTGTGTGACAAAATTTGCATGGGtgtgtgtcattttttgtatgtattgtcgtttaGAATGTAAATTCAaaatgattcaatacatatataatatacctATATTTAATGTTCCATTGTTTATgtaatgcttatgctagcttgaATATGTGGTTAATTATCAAAACAGATTGCACAGCCCAAAACTTATATTTCAGGTCTGTTTTTGCTAAATTCGGAAGTATATTTCcgaaattttaatgtttttgggcttttttcggaagtacattttcgaaacatccactgaaagcaagataaggtttgttgggtcattattactccaataagtctataaatactacatcAATCCTTTTCATCAACATCAAGCCACAAAAcaccaatgacacaaacctactcCCACCTTGCGTTTGTCTACTTCAGCACtggctacccgatgtcgttccaatttcgcttcttgcgcgacacgccgttcgcagaattgataacgtcgctcaacactctCTTGCAATACCCAGAAAATCGGAAGGTTGTCGAGCTTGAGTACCGCCTGCCTTCGCTTAATGATGAGGGAGACGTTCagttcaccccatttgaagtCAAAAACGAtgagatttagcggttttgtggacaaatTTCTATCGATTTTATTtaaagggtccgatcgagttggatgcgaaacttcaaagatcgagagccgacgttatcaaaatgttgactcatccacacctacccgtgtttaacaatatgtaactttaattttatgtggTTTTTGTAATTTTCATGCTTTATGATAAATCGAAGCGTTGatgtttgttttcatgttttctgTATCAGAGGATATTTTGGAAGTACATATACGAATTCTTccagggggtgaattcggagatgcatctccgaaatcacttttttcctgaaaataaactttatttcggagatgcatctccgaaatcaccttatttttaaaaaaaaagtgttttcggaagtgcgtATCAGAAACCACCCTTTTTTTCATTAAAaggtgacttcggagatgcatctccgaaatataggggcattATGTGAAATTCGCCGCGAGTGACCGAGAAGGATATGAGGTgtataaagaaatttccaaatattattggttgttgtaattttttatatttttattttatcagaaTCATTTTGGGtcaattatttcatagtaaattatttttttttttatttttaccaaaattcatcattttttctctctataaatagagactagtTTCATTAGatttggacaaagaaaaaaaatcaactttcttctctctaatttttctatttagccCTCTTGTTTGTAGCTCTTAACATGAtttttagtgaaatggatcccaacaACAACCCTTTTAACACTCAAAATTCCATTAATTATCCTCTCAACTACCCAAAGTTCGGAATGTTTCATGATTAAATAGATTGTTTGTGAGTTGAGTATGTTGTACTAATTAAGgtatgtgtgtttcattttagGTGGGTTGTGTGTTTAGTGTATTGTATTGCATtttaagttttatgtaattttatttgttattaaattaattaagaatataaaattagaaaaataaaattaaaataagttattaaattaaaaataaattaaaataaattattttactcttaatta encodes:
- the LOC131632691 gene encoding uncharacterized protein LOC131632691, with the translated sequence MASSPKLNEYERKRLENIRRNNEMMAALNVQSKATALSNHSKIVTKSKVKSDKKPKTETPIVSRHSLRKRGIPPDSEGLFLKSNTSTHNSPNKVKNFVQNLGPISMKDAYKGVHDSDRSFIESLVGISNKELSEEKLNGSAKKIKTECSLDLESLSLDPENIASVLPGRITQVQFCPSKDVKMIAAADIFGDIGFWNVGESKIFLYHPHEAPISGILFQQHCFSKIYTSCYDGFIRMMDAEKEIFDMVYNGSESDNACIYALSQPKNDANCLYFSEGKGGLAVFDNRIGKCSSHWDLHEARINTIDFNPQSSHIVATSSSDGTACTWDLRCIGGPKHTALRTFPHKKSVQSAYFSPSGCSLATTSIANTVRIYSGVNLEDKTSVYHFNQTGGWLSTFRAIWGWDNSHLFIGNMDGGVDIVSTVQKATVKTLEIPDIVSTVQKATVKTLESPHMSAIPCRFDAHPYNVGMLAGATSGGQIYVWTDPNLLQSKKHTFTHSSVPDCRIKIEQL